One uncultured Tolumonas sp. DNA segment encodes these proteins:
- the coaE gene encoding dephospho-CoA kinase (Dephospho-CoA kinase (CoaE) performs the final step in coenzyme A biosynthesis.) — protein MFIVGLTGGIGSGKSTVAQHFIELGVACIDADQTAREVVLPGTTALKAISEHFGESILLTDGSLDRRQLRDKVFADEQARQWLNDLLHPLIRQRMLQQCQETIGPYCILMVPLLFENNLRSLVQRTLVIDVDEATQIRRTMRRDNTTEAQVQAIISSQCPRQKRLTLADDILFNGDNVTSEQRQIAINKLHQSYLSLAAQHT, from the coding sequence ATGTTTATTGTCGGCCTGACTGGTGGTATTGGCTCTGGGAAATCAACGGTGGCTCAACATTTCATTGAGCTTGGCGTAGCATGTATTGATGCCGACCAAACTGCCCGAGAAGTAGTACTTCCTGGTACAACAGCTTTAAAAGCAATATCCGAACATTTTGGTGAATCAATATTACTCACTGATGGGTCATTAGATCGTCGCCAGTTGCGTGATAAAGTGTTTGCCGATGAACAAGCACGACAATGGCTTAATGACCTGCTGCATCCATTAATTCGGCAACGAATGCTACAACAATGCCAAGAAACCATAGGCCCTTATTGCATACTGATGGTACCACTGCTGTTTGAAAATAATCTGCGATCATTGGTACAGCGAACATTAGTGATCGATGTTGATGAAGCCACACAAATCCGACGGACAATGCGGCGAGATAACACGACAGAAGCACAAGTTCAGGCAATCATATCCTCGCAGTGTCCACGCCAAAAACGATTAACTCTCGCAGATGACATCTTATTTAATGGTGATAACGTAACATCCGAACAACGTCAGATTGCAATAAATAAACTACATCAGAGTTATTTATCTCTAGCCGCACAACATACCTGA